The Triticum aestivum cultivar Chinese Spring unplaced genomic scaffold, IWGSC CS RefSeq v2.1 scaffold37937, whole genome shotgun sequence genome has a segment encoding these proteins:
- the LOC123172189 gene encoding noroxomaritidine synthase 2-like translates to MQVLRDLLISATTVLFVHDITPHSRRLAAYRRCHVLAACRSRCLHERRLASTNGAPVVGGVKNSEGHRVWWGAPSRTLDGVLEYLKGGNDPPLAYPPPAAAPAHHRRAGQWMLRSFGSSSSSSSHSSSRSSSHSSSSPALLGVKAEPATETPLGRRTRSADIIINNGGRRASSSAPPSFVKPKTELGLPAVKTEHGDVEVDDEAALKWARKNYLRIEMERQRAALQRFEQRRRGRDEGAYPTPLMEISILLSQELLISTALVVLVPLYYLCLRASCRPNNQPVLPTNWPILHMFPSFVSNLHNLHDYFTLVFAGSGHSFRAHGPPVSGMRFFITCDPANVRHIFTTNYANFPKGTRFADIFNILDGSLFTIDGEPWRRRRAKVKGLLASPRLVASMVACCCRKVENDLLPLFTHMSNTNTPFDMQHMMSRFMFDLAATPLFGVDPGLLSSEMPPMDVAVALDTVMEVGCFRHMMPSSCWKLMRWLNIGPEKKLNVAHTLLRRFIKEMMERRKIKTWQVNNDEEEQGVDIVSFFLDDPYYANDDLFCAITIGYMLAARDTVGIALTWIFYNLAQNPNIVSIIRNKLSPIASHKVVAGVGTMVIFEPDETRSLSYLRAALYETLRLYPPAPTELKTVVADDTMPSGHEVHAGDAIFISLHSMGRMEGIRGKDCLDYNPDRWLSKDGNGLRYVPSHKFLAFNSGPRMCLGKEIAVMQMMTVVASTLWNFDVHLVKGQSIEPKASCILEMKNGLMVKLKKREV, encoded by the exons ATGCAGGTCCTCCGCGACCTCCTCATCTCCGCGACCACCGTGCTCTTCGTGCACGACATCACACCGCACAGCCGCAGACTCGCCGCGTATCGCCGTTGCCACGTGCTCGCCGCGTGCCGCAGCCGATGCCTCCAT GAGAGGAGGCTGGCGTCCACCAATGGGGCACCGGTGGTGGGCGGTGTGAAGAACAGTGAGGGGCACCGCGTGTGGTGGGGCGCCCCCAGCCGCACGCTTGACGGCGTGCTGGAGTACCTcaagggcggcaacgacccgccacTGGCATACCCTCCACCGGCGGCCGCCCCGGCCCACCACCGACGCGCCGGGCAATGGATGCTCAGGAGCTTTGgttcctcctcgtcttcctcctcgcactcCTCCTCACGCTCTTCTTCCCACTCCTCCAGCTCTCCGGcgttgctcggcgtcaaggccgagccagCAACAGAGACGCCGCTCggtcggcgcactcgcagcgccgacaTCATCATAAACAatggcggccggcgcgcctcctcgtcggctcctccgagCTTCGTTaagccaaagacggagctggggcttcccgccgtgaagacggagcacgggGACGTGGAGGTCGACGACGAGGCGGCCCTGAAATGGGCGCGCAAGAACTACCTCAGGATTGAGATGGAGCGCCAGCGTGCCGCCCTGCAGCGCTTCGAgcagcgccgccggggccgcgatGAAGGAG CATATCCCACACCACTGATGGAAATATCAATTCTGCTCTCTCAAGAGCTGCTCATCTCCACAGCACTCGTGGTACTTGTTCCCCTATACTACTTGTGCTTGAGGGCTAGTTGTAGACCAAACAACCAACCAGTGCTGCCCACAAATTGGCCAATACTCCACATGTTCCCTTCCTTCGTGTCCAACCTCCACAACTTGCATGACTATTTCACCCTAGTCTTTGCTGGATCCGGCCACAGCTTCAGGGCGCatggcccacctgtcagcggcATGAGGTTCTTTATCACATGTGACCCTGCCAACGTCCGACACATCTTCACAACCAATTACGCCAACTTTCCCAAGGGTACGAGGTTTGCCGATATATTCAACATCCTGGATGGAAGCCTATTCACCATTGATGGCGAGCCATGGCGTCGGCGGCGCGCCAAAGTCAAGGGCTTGCTTGCTAGCCCACGACTAGTTGCCAGTATGGTGGCTTGCTGCTGCCGGAAGGTGGAGAATGACCTCCTCCCGTTGTTTACCCACATGTCAAACACAAACACTCCATTCGACATGCAACATATGATGTCCAGGTTTATGTTTGACCTGGCTGCTACGCCTCTCTTCGGTGTTGATCCTGGCCTCCTATCATCGGAAATGCCACCCATGGATGTCGCGGTTGCCTTGGACACAGTCATGGAGGTGGGATGCTTTCGGCACATGATGCCATCTTCTTGCTGGAAACTGATGAGGTGGTTAAACATCGGTCCTGAGAAAAAGCTCAATGTGGCGCACACACTGCTACGAAGGTTCATCAAGGAGATGATGGAAAGGAGGAAGATCAAGACGTGGCAAGTTAATAATGATGAGGAAGAACAAGGTGTGGATATTGTATCTTTCTTCCTCGATGACCCATACTACGCTAATGATGACTTGTTTTGTGCTATCACCATTGGCTACATGCTCGCTGCGAGGGACACAGTTGGAATAGCCCTGACATGGATCTTCTACAACCTCGCCCAGAACCCTAACATCGTTTCAATCATCCGCAACAAACTCTCACCGattgcatcacacaaagtagtagctGGTGTTGGCACTATGGTGATATTTGAGCCGGATGAGACCAGATCTTTATCCTATCTTAGGGCTGCCTTGTATGAGACTCTCAGGTTGTACCCGCCGGCGCCTACTGAGCTCAAGACGGTGGTCGCTGATGATACAATGCCGAGTGGCCATGAGGTGCATGCCGGCGACGCCATCTTTATTTCTCTCCATTCCATGGGGAGAATGGAGGGCATACGGGGTAAGGATTGCCTTGACTATAACCCAGACAGGTGGCTCTCGAAGGATGGCAATGGTCTAAGGTATGTACCATCTCACAAGTTCCTGGCCTTTAACTCGGGGCCAAGGATGTGCCTCGGTAAGGAAATCGCGGTTATGCAGATGATGACTGTCGTGGCCTCAACGCTATGGAACTTCGATGTGCATCTGGTGAAAGGGCAAAGCATCGAGCCCAAGGCATCTTGTATACTAGAGATGAAAAACGGGCTTATGGTTAAGCTGAAGAAGCGAGAAGTGTAA